The following proteins are encoded in a genomic region of Thiomonas sp. X19:
- the hemH gene encoding ferrochelatase has product MQQPVADRQYTHGAEPGMAVLLLNLGTPDAPTAPALRRYLREFLSDQRVVEIPRALWLPLLNGIILPLRAPKSAAKYASIWQADGSPLASGTAALARGMQASLAAKGHQVIVRHAMRYGNPATTAVLDELHAQGVTRLLLVPLYPQYSAATTASSLDAVMAWLRRARRQPELRTLRNYADDSGYITALARKIQRHWAEHGRAEQLIMSFHGMPQRTLKLGDPYHCECHKTSRLLGQALGLDASQYKVTFQSRFGKQAWLQPYTEPTLRALAKAGTQRVDVVCPGFAVDCLETLEEIAVEGKQAFLSSGGGEYHYIPCLNADPGWVEAFSGLIETHLQGWPTRRTVDAAQRNASRDRAKAMGADNV; this is encoded by the coding sequence ATGCAGCAACCCGTCGCAGACCGCCAGTACACCCATGGCGCGGAACCCGGCATGGCCGTGCTCCTGCTGAATCTGGGTACGCCCGACGCCCCCACAGCCCCTGCCCTGCGCCGTTACCTGCGCGAATTCCTCAGCGACCAGCGCGTCGTCGAAATTCCGCGCGCCCTCTGGCTCCCGCTGCTGAACGGCATCATCCTGCCGCTGCGCGCACCCAAGTCAGCGGCCAAATACGCCAGCATCTGGCAGGCTGACGGCTCGCCGCTGGCCAGCGGCACCGCAGCACTGGCACGGGGCATGCAAGCCAGCCTGGCCGCGAAGGGGCACCAGGTCATCGTCCGTCATGCCATGCGCTACGGCAACCCGGCCACGACGGCAGTGCTCGACGAACTGCACGCGCAAGGCGTCACGCGCCTGCTGCTCGTGCCACTGTATCCGCAATACAGCGCCGCCACCACCGCCTCGTCGCTCGATGCCGTCATGGCCTGGCTGCGTCGTGCCCGTCGCCAACCGGAACTCCGCACCCTGCGCAACTATGCCGATGATTCCGGCTACATCACGGCCCTGGCAAGAAAAATTCAGCGCCATTGGGCCGAACATGGTCGAGCCGAACAATTGATCATGAGTTTTCACGGCATGCCACAGCGCACCCTCAAGCTCGGCGACCCCTACCACTGCGAATGCCACAAGACCAGCCGACTCTTGGGCCAGGCCCTGGGGCTGGATGCAAGCCAGTACAAGGTCACGTTCCAGTCGCGCTTCGGCAAGCAGGCCTGGCTGCAACCGTATACCGAGCCCACGCTGCGCGCACTCGCAAAAGCCGGAACCCAACGCGTGGATGTGGTCTGCCCGGGGTTTGCCGTCGACTGCCTGGAAACACTCGAAGAAATTGCCGTGGAGGGCAAGCAGGCTTTCCTCTCCAGCGGTGGTGGCGAATACCACTACATCCCCTGCCTGAACGCCGATCCAGGCTGGGTCGAAGCCTTCTCCGGTTTGATCGAAACCCATCTGCAGGGCTGGCCTACCCGCCGAACCGTTGACGCGGCACAGCGCAACGCCAGCCGCGA
- a CDS encoding adenylate/guanylate cyclase domain-containing protein: MSNLRKPVVRTVVFADVVGSTGLYKSLGDAVAARLMTSVTDAMSTAVSQFHGQVVKTLGDGVLAVFDNNAEAVHACSEVQRTLANWGHTGKTPIAVPLKIGLSRGPVVLTPGDCFGDAVNAAARLSDSAGGGQILVNDAVMEGLPLELLARLRSLGAIFLRGYDVPVPVHQIEWDTTWQNSQTLPHQPTVLSAVTQRLNLCWLDTAQDFSPEQSPIHIGRTQAAEFAVNDIRVSRQHARIEWRGSYFMLTDLSSNGTWVRYSGQDNVLALRRNECVLHGQGEICLGAKPTDPTAPTVLFQLHDS; the protein is encoded by the coding sequence ATGTCGAATTTGCGCAAACCCGTCGTTCGCACAGTCGTATTTGCCGACGTTGTCGGTAGTACCGGGCTTTACAAATCACTGGGTGATGCCGTTGCGGCGAGGCTCATGACCAGCGTGACCGATGCCATGTCGACCGCCGTGAGCCAATTCCATGGCCAGGTCGTCAAGACCCTGGGTGACGGCGTCCTCGCCGTGTTCGACAACAACGCCGAGGCGGTGCACGCCTGCAGCGAGGTGCAGCGAACCCTGGCCAACTGGGGCCATACCGGCAAGACTCCGATCGCCGTTCCACTGAAAATCGGCTTGTCGCGCGGCCCGGTGGTCCTGACGCCAGGCGACTGTTTCGGCGATGCCGTGAATGCCGCCGCACGCCTTTCCGACTCGGCTGGCGGCGGGCAAATTCTGGTGAACGATGCCGTGATGGAAGGCCTGCCGCTGGAGCTGCTGGCGCGGCTTCGCAGCCTGGGCGCCATCTTCTTGCGTGGTTACGACGTGCCTGTGCCAGTGCACCAGATCGAATGGGACACCACCTGGCAGAACAGCCAGACATTGCCGCACCAGCCCACCGTCCTGTCTGCCGTCACCCAGCGGCTCAATCTGTGCTGGCTCGACACCGCCCAGGACTTCAGCCCCGAACAAAGCCCCATCCACATCGGCCGCACGCAAGCGGCGGAGTTTGCCGTCAACGACATTCGCGTCTCTCGTCAGCATGCGCGCATCGAGTGGCGCGGCAGCTATTTCATGCTCACCGACCTATCCAGCAATGGGACCTGGGTGCGTTACAGCGGCCAGGACAACGTGCTCGCCCTGCGCCGCAACGAATGCGTGCTGCACGGGCAAGGTGAAATCTGCCTGGGCGCCAAGCCGACCGATCCGACGGCGCCCACCGTGCTGTTCCAGCTTCACGACTCCTGA